In Zingiber officinale cultivar Zhangliang chromosome 1A, Zo_v1.1, whole genome shotgun sequence, a genomic segment contains:
- the LOC122002819 gene encoding 40S ribosomal protein S30, with translation MGKVHGSLARAGKVRGQTPKVAKQDKKKKPRGRAHKRMQYNRRFVTAVVGFGKKRGPNSSEK, from the exons ATGG GTAAGGTGCACGGTTCTTTGGCTCGCGCGGGGAAGGTCCGAGGTCAGACGCCGAAGGTGGCGAAGcaggacaagaagaagaagccccgTGGAAGAGCCCACAAGCGCATGCAGTACAACCGCCGCTTCGTGACTGCTG TTGTTGGATTCGGGAAGAAGAGGGGTCCAAACTCGTCCGAGAAGTAA
- the LOC122024138 gene encoding protein CHUP1, chloroplastic-like: MRQELGKASSNALPASRTRISATESRNPRADSANRALPRPKPAAKTVSRSSADRDRRASAFGGGGAGANGDAGVEELERRLGEREKLLGDSRAEVLALRAQVEKLQVLNAELELENKNLADGLTVAEAKIKSLEHKCDQANSITISGVARLPPPPPPPPPPPPPPAGVQCGLGRAKTVHKASALVELYNSLTKRDGKQGSMATDIARISIVGELRNRSAYLLAIKSDVETKGHLIKHLIEKVQSASFTNMEEALSFVDWFDGQLSTLADESAVLKHFDWPEKKADALREAAYEFRALKSLEDEASCFKDDDSLACETTLKRISSFLVKLERNTSRLIKLRATSMLLYRECKIPTDWMLDSGMVSKMKQVSVMLAKVYMRKVSLELESTRHAERESAQEALLFEGVRFAYRAHQFAGGLDSETMLIFEELKTRVESQGRGH; encoded by the exons ATGAGGCAGGAGCTCGGCAAGGCCTCGTCCAATGCTCTGCCTGCATCTAGAACAAGAATCTCCGCAACGGAGTCCAGGAATCCGAGAGCAGACTCCGCGAACAGGGCCTTGCCCCGTCCGAAGCCGGCTGCGAAGACGGTGAGCCGAAGCAGCGCCGACAGAGACAGAAGAGCTTCAGCATTCGGCGGCGGGGGAGCTGGAGCTAATGGCGACGCCGGGGTGGAAGAGTTGGAGAGGAGACTTGGTGAGCGCGAGAAGTTGCTGGGGGACTCGCGGGCAGAGGTGCTGGCGCTCAGAGCTCAGGTCGAGAAGTTGCAGGTTTTGAATGCTGAATTGGAGTTGGAGAACAAGAATTTGGCTGATGGCCTGACTGTTGCTGAAGCAAAGATCAAATCTTTGGAGCACAAGTGTGATCAG GCAAATTCAATCACCATATCTGGTGTCGCTAgactgccgccgccgccgccgccgccacctccACCACCGCCACCACCAGCAGGGGTTCAGTGTGGCTTGGGAAGGGCGAAGACAGTGCACAAGGCTTCTGCACTAGTTGAACTGTACAATTCATTAACCAAGAGAGATGGAAAGCAAGGCTCCATGGCTACAGATATCGCGCGCATCAGCATTGTCGGGGAGCTTCGAAATCGATCGGCTTATCTACTAGCT ATTAAATCAGATGTTGAAACAAAAGGGCACCTCATCAAGCATCTCATAGAGAAGGTGCAATCAGCCTCTTTCACTAATATGGAAGAAGCCCTATCTTTCGTCGATTGGTTTGATGGGCAGCTTTCTACTTTG GCTGATGAGAGTGCTGTTCTGAAGCATTTTGACTGGCCTGAAAAGAAAGCCGATGCTCTGAGAGAAGCAGCATATGAGTTCCGTGCTCTAAAGTCGctcgaagacgaagcttcttgtTTCAAGGATGATGACTCCTTAGCATGTGAGACCACCCTAAAAAGGATTTCAAGCTTTCTAGTTAA GTTGGAGCGAAACACAAGTAGGTTGATTAAGTTGAGAGCTACAAGTATGCTTTTGTATAGGGAGTGCAAAATTCCAACAGATTGGATGCTTGATTCCGGGATGGTTAGCAAG ATGAAGCAAGTTTCTGTAATGCTTGCAAAAGTCTACATGAGGAAAGTGTCACTGGAGCTAGAATCGACTCGACATGCTGAAAGGGAATCAGCACAGGAGGCACTTCTCTTTGAAGGGGTGCGTTTTGCTTATCGAGCACATCAG TTTGCAGGAGGTCTGGACTCGGAAACCATGCTCATCTTCGAGGAGTTAAAAACGCGAGTCGAATCGCAAGGTAGAGGACATTAG
- the LOC122024179 gene encoding uncharacterized protein LOC122024179, with the protein MDGAAGDADGLHGGAMRPKARSLNSRRWPETEGSWEGENSLAPSMAQEELQSRRPLSRWFRFEIGGARDERSMDGADAHPTVARPTPSRHLDWELRSQHDQRRRRYSRQRFDRFPHKRFAFSSFSLS; encoded by the exons ATGGATGGAGCCGCCGGGGACGCTGACGGTCTCCACGGCGGAGCGATGCGGCCAAAAGCTCGGAGCTTGAACAGCCGGCGGTGGCCAGAGACTGAGGGGAGCTGGGAAGGTGAAAACTCGCTGGCGCCAAGTATGGCCCAGGAAGAGCTTCAATCTCGCCGTCCATTAAGCAGGTGGTTCCGCTTTGAGATCGGCGGGGCGCGTGATGAACGGTCGATGGACGGCGCGGATGCGCACCCAACCGTCGCCCGTCCGACGCCGAG TCGCCACTTGGACTGGGAATTGAGATCGCAGCATgatcaaagaagaagaaggtactcTCGTCAGCGATTTGATCGGTTTCCTCATAAAAGATTTGCATTCTCCTCTTTCTCCTTGTCCTAA
- the LOC122024146 gene encoding transmembrane protein 184A-like isoform X2 yields the protein MAPALFVIASFPCTIGAIALAVLHIYRHLLNYTKPVYQRYIVRIIFMVPIYALMSFLSLVLPDNSIYFNSIREVYEAWVIYNFLSLCLAWVGGPGAVVSSLSGQSLKPSWCLMTCCFHAIPLDGRFIRRCKQGGLQFVILKPILVVITFMLYAKGKYEDGNFSVYQSYLYITIIYTVSYSMALYALALFYVACRDLLWRFNPVPKFIIIKSVVFLTYWQGVLVFLAAKSGFIKSAEEAADLQNFVLCVEMLAAAVGHFYAFPCKEYAGADVGVSGDFRANLFHALKFNDFYHDTVHQFAPTYHEYVLYNHTEGDEEPKKFQSHTSVPTGPDMDVSKKNKQIYPEKLEVIELSASPAISSSLQDRIDLEAIKFSLHKENAASPVHPYDLSVLLDTGSSDCPANVPAASNPNHQ from the exons ATGGCTCCTGCCCTATTTGTCATCGCTTCATTTCCATGCACAATTGGAGCCATAGCGCTCGCGGTGCTGCACATATACAGACACCTCTTGAATTATACCAAGCCTGTTTACCAACGGTACATAGTGCGCATCATCTTCATGGTACCG ATCTATGCTCTGATGTCATTCTTGTCTCTAGTCCTTCCTGATAATTCCATTTACTTCAATTCTATTCGAGAAGT ATATGAAGCTTGGGTCATATATAACTTCCTGTCACTCTGTTTAGCATGGGTGGGAGGTCCTGGTGCAGTCGTTTCAAGTTTAAGTGGTCAATCTTTAAAGCCATCATGGTGCCTCATGACATGTTGTTTCCATGCTATTCCTCTCGATGG CCGTTTTATAAGAAGGTGCAAGCAAGGTGGTTTGCAGTTTGTGATCTTGAAGCCTATTCTAGTTGTAATTACATTCATGCTCTATGCAAAAGGAAAATACGAAGATGGAAACTTCAGTGTGTATCAGTCTTACCTTTACATTACAATAATCTACACTGTATCATACTCTATGGCACTGTATGCCCTAGCGTTGTTCTATGTCGCATGTAGAGATCTGCTGTGGCGTTTCAATCCAGTTCCAAagttcatcataatcaagtctgTCGTTTTCCTCACTTACTGGCAG GGTGTCTTGGTGTTTCTAGCGGCGAAGTCTGGGTTCATAAAGAGTGCTGAAGAAGCTGCAGATCTTCAGAACTTTGTGTTATGTGTCGAGATGCTTGCAGCCGCTGTTGGTCACTTCTATGCATTTCCTTGCAAAGAATATGCAGGTGCTGACGTTGGTGTTTCTGGTGATTTCAGGGCGAACCTTTTTCATGCCCTCAAGTTCAACGACTTCTATCATGACACAGTTCACCAG TTTGCCCCTACGTATCATGAGTATGTCCTGTATAATCACACCGAGGGCGATGAAGAACCAAAGAAATTTCAATCGCATACATCTGTCCCGACAGGGCCAGATATGGATGTCTCCAAAAAGAACAAACAAATTTACCCAGAGAAGTTGGAGGTTATTGAGTTGTCAGCTAGCCCTGCAATATCAAGTTCATTGCAAGATCGAATCGACTTGGAAGCAATCAAATTCTCATTGCACAAAGAAAATGCTGCTTCTCCTGTGCATCCCTATGATCTTTCAGTCTTACTTGATACCGGGTCGTCGGATTGCCCTGCCAATGTTCCCGCAGCCAGTAACCCAAATCATCAGTGA
- the LOC122024146 gene encoding transmembrane protein 184A-like isoform X1, which yields MAPALFVIASFPCTIGAIALAVLHIYRHLLNYTKPVYQRYIVRIIFMVPIYALMSFLSLVLPDNSIYFNSIREVCYRYEAWVIYNFLSLCLAWVGGPGAVVSSLSGQSLKPSWCLMTCCFHAIPLDGRFIRRCKQGGLQFVILKPILVVITFMLYAKGKYEDGNFSVYQSYLYITIIYTVSYSMALYALALFYVACRDLLWRFNPVPKFIIIKSVVFLTYWQGVLVFLAAKSGFIKSAEEAADLQNFVLCVEMLAAAVGHFYAFPCKEYAGADVGVSGDFRANLFHALKFNDFYHDTVHQFAPTYHEYVLYNHTEGDEEPKKFQSHTSVPTGPDMDVSKKNKQIYPEKLEVIELSASPAISSSLQDRIDLEAIKFSLHKENAASPVHPYDLSVLLDTGSSDCPANVPAASNPNHQ from the exons ATGGCTCCTGCCCTATTTGTCATCGCTTCATTTCCATGCACAATTGGAGCCATAGCGCTCGCGGTGCTGCACATATACAGACACCTCTTGAATTATACCAAGCCTGTTTACCAACGGTACATAGTGCGCATCATCTTCATGGTACCG ATCTATGCTCTGATGTCATTCTTGTCTCTAGTCCTTCCTGATAATTCCATTTACTTCAATTCTATTCGAGAAGT ATGTTACAGATATGAAGCTTGGGTCATATATAACTTCCTGTCACTCTGTTTAGCATGGGTGGGAGGTCCTGGTGCAGTCGTTTCAAGTTTAAGTGGTCAATCTTTAAAGCCATCATGGTGCCTCATGACATGTTGTTTCCATGCTATTCCTCTCGATGG CCGTTTTATAAGAAGGTGCAAGCAAGGTGGTTTGCAGTTTGTGATCTTGAAGCCTATTCTAGTTGTAATTACATTCATGCTCTATGCAAAAGGAAAATACGAAGATGGAAACTTCAGTGTGTATCAGTCTTACCTTTACATTACAATAATCTACACTGTATCATACTCTATGGCACTGTATGCCCTAGCGTTGTTCTATGTCGCATGTAGAGATCTGCTGTGGCGTTTCAATCCAGTTCCAAagttcatcataatcaagtctgTCGTTTTCCTCACTTACTGGCAG GGTGTCTTGGTGTTTCTAGCGGCGAAGTCTGGGTTCATAAAGAGTGCTGAAGAAGCTGCAGATCTTCAGAACTTTGTGTTATGTGTCGAGATGCTTGCAGCCGCTGTTGGTCACTTCTATGCATTTCCTTGCAAAGAATATGCAGGTGCTGACGTTGGTGTTTCTGGTGATTTCAGGGCGAACCTTTTTCATGCCCTCAAGTTCAACGACTTCTATCATGACACAGTTCACCAG TTTGCCCCTACGTATCATGAGTATGTCCTGTATAATCACACCGAGGGCGATGAAGAACCAAAGAAATTTCAATCGCATACATCTGTCCCGACAGGGCCAGATATGGATGTCTCCAAAAAGAACAAACAAATTTACCCAGAGAAGTTGGAGGTTATTGAGTTGTCAGCTAGCCCTGCAATATCAAGTTCATTGCAAGATCGAATCGACTTGGAAGCAATCAAATTCTCATTGCACAAAGAAAATGCTGCTTCTCCTGTGCATCCCTATGATCTTTCAGTCTTACTTGATACCGGGTCGTCGGATTGCCCTGCCAATGTTCCCGCAGCCAGTAACCCAAATCATCAGTGA
- the LOC122024146 gene encoding transmembrane protein 184A-like isoform X3, whose protein sequence is MAPALFVIASFPCTIGAIALAVLHIYRHLLNYTKPVYQRYIVRIIFMVPIYALMSFLSLVLPDNSIYFNSIREVRFIRRCKQGGLQFVILKPILVVITFMLYAKGKYEDGNFSVYQSYLYITIIYTVSYSMALYALALFYVACRDLLWRFNPVPKFIIIKSVVFLTYWQGVLVFLAAKSGFIKSAEEAADLQNFVLCVEMLAAAVGHFYAFPCKEYAGADVGVSGDFRANLFHALKFNDFYHDTVHQFAPTYHEYVLYNHTEGDEEPKKFQSHTSVPTGPDMDVSKKNKQIYPEKLEVIELSASPAISSSLQDRIDLEAIKFSLHKENAASPVHPYDLSVLLDTGSSDCPANVPAASNPNHQ, encoded by the exons ATGGCTCCTGCCCTATTTGTCATCGCTTCATTTCCATGCACAATTGGAGCCATAGCGCTCGCGGTGCTGCACATATACAGACACCTCTTGAATTATACCAAGCCTGTTTACCAACGGTACATAGTGCGCATCATCTTCATGGTACCG ATCTATGCTCTGATGTCATTCTTGTCTCTAGTCCTTCCTGATAATTCCATTTACTTCAATTCTATTCGAGAAGT CCGTTTTATAAGAAGGTGCAAGCAAGGTGGTTTGCAGTTTGTGATCTTGAAGCCTATTCTAGTTGTAATTACATTCATGCTCTATGCAAAAGGAAAATACGAAGATGGAAACTTCAGTGTGTATCAGTCTTACCTTTACATTACAATAATCTACACTGTATCATACTCTATGGCACTGTATGCCCTAGCGTTGTTCTATGTCGCATGTAGAGATCTGCTGTGGCGTTTCAATCCAGTTCCAAagttcatcataatcaagtctgTCGTTTTCCTCACTTACTGGCAG GGTGTCTTGGTGTTTCTAGCGGCGAAGTCTGGGTTCATAAAGAGTGCTGAAGAAGCTGCAGATCTTCAGAACTTTGTGTTATGTGTCGAGATGCTTGCAGCCGCTGTTGGTCACTTCTATGCATTTCCTTGCAAAGAATATGCAGGTGCTGACGTTGGTGTTTCTGGTGATTTCAGGGCGAACCTTTTTCATGCCCTCAAGTTCAACGACTTCTATCATGACACAGTTCACCAG TTTGCCCCTACGTATCATGAGTATGTCCTGTATAATCACACCGAGGGCGATGAAGAACCAAAGAAATTTCAATCGCATACATCTGTCCCGACAGGGCCAGATATGGATGTCTCCAAAAAGAACAAACAAATTTACCCAGAGAAGTTGGAGGTTATTGAGTTGTCAGCTAGCCCTGCAATATCAAGTTCATTGCAAGATCGAATCGACTTGGAAGCAATCAAATTCTCATTGCACAAAGAAAATGCTGCTTCTCCTGTGCATCCCTATGATCTTTCAGTCTTACTTGATACCGGGTCGTCGGATTGCCCTGCCAATGTTCCCGCAGCCAGTAACCCAAATCATCAGTGA
- the LOC122024146 gene encoding transmembrane protein 184A-like isoform X4 codes for MSFLSLVLPDNSIYFNSIREVCYRYEAWVIYNFLSLCLAWVGGPGAVVSSLSGQSLKPSWCLMTCCFHAIPLDGRFIRRCKQGGLQFVILKPILVVITFMLYAKGKYEDGNFSVYQSYLYITIIYTVSYSMALYALALFYVACRDLLWRFNPVPKFIIIKSVVFLTYWQGVLVFLAAKSGFIKSAEEAADLQNFVLCVEMLAAAVGHFYAFPCKEYAGADVGVSGDFRANLFHALKFNDFYHDTVHQFAPTYHEYVLYNHTEGDEEPKKFQSHTSVPTGPDMDVSKKNKQIYPEKLEVIELSASPAISSSLQDRIDLEAIKFSLHKENAASPVHPYDLSVLLDTGSSDCPANVPAASNPNHQ; via the exons ATGTCATTCTTGTCTCTAGTCCTTCCTGATAATTCCATTTACTTCAATTCTATTCGAGAAGT ATGTTACAGATATGAAGCTTGGGTCATATATAACTTCCTGTCACTCTGTTTAGCATGGGTGGGAGGTCCTGGTGCAGTCGTTTCAAGTTTAAGTGGTCAATCTTTAAAGCCATCATGGTGCCTCATGACATGTTGTTTCCATGCTATTCCTCTCGATGG CCGTTTTATAAGAAGGTGCAAGCAAGGTGGTTTGCAGTTTGTGATCTTGAAGCCTATTCTAGTTGTAATTACATTCATGCTCTATGCAAAAGGAAAATACGAAGATGGAAACTTCAGTGTGTATCAGTCTTACCTTTACATTACAATAATCTACACTGTATCATACTCTATGGCACTGTATGCCCTAGCGTTGTTCTATGTCGCATGTAGAGATCTGCTGTGGCGTTTCAATCCAGTTCCAAagttcatcataatcaagtctgTCGTTTTCCTCACTTACTGGCAG GGTGTCTTGGTGTTTCTAGCGGCGAAGTCTGGGTTCATAAAGAGTGCTGAAGAAGCTGCAGATCTTCAGAACTTTGTGTTATGTGTCGAGATGCTTGCAGCCGCTGTTGGTCACTTCTATGCATTTCCTTGCAAAGAATATGCAGGTGCTGACGTTGGTGTTTCTGGTGATTTCAGGGCGAACCTTTTTCATGCCCTCAAGTTCAACGACTTCTATCATGACACAGTTCACCAG TTTGCCCCTACGTATCATGAGTATGTCCTGTATAATCACACCGAGGGCGATGAAGAACCAAAGAAATTTCAATCGCATACATCTGTCCCGACAGGGCCAGATATGGATGTCTCCAAAAAGAACAAACAAATTTACCCAGAGAAGTTGGAGGTTATTGAGTTGTCAGCTAGCCCTGCAATATCAAGTTCATTGCAAGATCGAATCGACTTGGAAGCAATCAAATTCTCATTGCACAAAGAAAATGCTGCTTCTCCTGTGCATCCCTATGATCTTTCAGTCTTACTTGATACCGGGTCGTCGGATTGCCCTGCCAATGTTCCCGCAGCCAGTAACCCAAATCATCAGTGA
- the LOC122024146 gene encoding transmembrane protein 184A-like isoform X5: MSFLSLVLPDNSIYFNSIREVYEAWVIYNFLSLCLAWVGGPGAVVSSLSGQSLKPSWCLMTCCFHAIPLDGRFIRRCKQGGLQFVILKPILVVITFMLYAKGKYEDGNFSVYQSYLYITIIYTVSYSMALYALALFYVACRDLLWRFNPVPKFIIIKSVVFLTYWQGVLVFLAAKSGFIKSAEEAADLQNFVLCVEMLAAAVGHFYAFPCKEYAGADVGVSGDFRANLFHALKFNDFYHDTVHQFAPTYHEYVLYNHTEGDEEPKKFQSHTSVPTGPDMDVSKKNKQIYPEKLEVIELSASPAISSSLQDRIDLEAIKFSLHKENAASPVHPYDLSVLLDTGSSDCPANVPAASNPNHQ, encoded by the exons ATGTCATTCTTGTCTCTAGTCCTTCCTGATAATTCCATTTACTTCAATTCTATTCGAGAAGT ATATGAAGCTTGGGTCATATATAACTTCCTGTCACTCTGTTTAGCATGGGTGGGAGGTCCTGGTGCAGTCGTTTCAAGTTTAAGTGGTCAATCTTTAAAGCCATCATGGTGCCTCATGACATGTTGTTTCCATGCTATTCCTCTCGATGG CCGTTTTATAAGAAGGTGCAAGCAAGGTGGTTTGCAGTTTGTGATCTTGAAGCCTATTCTAGTTGTAATTACATTCATGCTCTATGCAAAAGGAAAATACGAAGATGGAAACTTCAGTGTGTATCAGTCTTACCTTTACATTACAATAATCTACACTGTATCATACTCTATGGCACTGTATGCCCTAGCGTTGTTCTATGTCGCATGTAGAGATCTGCTGTGGCGTTTCAATCCAGTTCCAAagttcatcataatcaagtctgTCGTTTTCCTCACTTACTGGCAG GGTGTCTTGGTGTTTCTAGCGGCGAAGTCTGGGTTCATAAAGAGTGCTGAAGAAGCTGCAGATCTTCAGAACTTTGTGTTATGTGTCGAGATGCTTGCAGCCGCTGTTGGTCACTTCTATGCATTTCCTTGCAAAGAATATGCAGGTGCTGACGTTGGTGTTTCTGGTGATTTCAGGGCGAACCTTTTTCATGCCCTCAAGTTCAACGACTTCTATCATGACACAGTTCACCAG TTTGCCCCTACGTATCATGAGTATGTCCTGTATAATCACACCGAGGGCGATGAAGAACCAAAGAAATTTCAATCGCATACATCTGTCCCGACAGGGCCAGATATGGATGTCTCCAAAAAGAACAAACAAATTTACCCAGAGAAGTTGGAGGTTATTGAGTTGTCAGCTAGCCCTGCAATATCAAGTTCATTGCAAGATCGAATCGACTTGGAAGCAATCAAATTCTCATTGCACAAAGAAAATGCTGCTTCTCCTGTGCATCCCTATGATCTTTCAGTCTTACTTGATACCGGGTCGTCGGATTGCCCTGCCAATGTTCCCGCAGCCAGTAACCCAAATCATCAGTGA